Proteins co-encoded in one Capsicum annuum cultivar UCD-10X-F1 chromosome 9, UCD10Xv1.1, whole genome shotgun sequence genomic window:
- the LOC107842474 gene encoding type I inositol polyphosphate 5-phosphatase 4, translating into MRDGNSKKTKLSWSKNLVKKWFNVKSKAEDFQADDIVYGGVDDEWRNNFSERQTSTIKKSKTDKSSRRHADRFHHSKIDLDTSEVTDVNNYRVFVATWNVAGKSPPTNLSLDDWLHTSPPADIYVLGFQEIVPLNAGNVLGTEDNGPARKWLTLIRKTLNSLPGTSGSYHTPSPVPNPVVELDADFEGSAREEAPTFFHHRSFQTLSRSMRAMESEMSMPRAQLDRRFSVCDRAVFGGRPSDYDPYAQWGGPSDDENGPDDSPVTTHYSPIPYSGSITSEDRGRQPSKSRYCLVASKQMVGIYLTIWIRSDLRDDVRNLKVSCVGRGLMGYLGNKGSISVSMSLHQTSFCFICTHLTSGQKEGDELRRNSDVLEILKKTRFPRIHGIGDDHSPQTILEHDRIIWLGDLNYRIALSFRTAKALVEMHNWRVLLENDQLRIEQRMGRVFNGWSEGRIYFPPTYKYSSNSDRYAGEDTHPKEKRRTPAWCDRILWYGQGLYQISYVRGESRFSDHRPVYSIFLAEVESINRHHIKKNLSCAGSRVEVEELLPQSYRYNGYYY; encoded by the exons ATGAGAGATGGGAACTCTAAGAAAACCAAG CTCTCTTGGTCCAAGAATCTGGTAAAGAAATGGTTTAATGTTAAAAGCAAAGCCGAGGATTTTCAAGCTGATGATATTGTCTATGGAG GTGTTGATGATGAATGGAGAAACAACTTCTCAGAGAGGCAGACATCCactatcaagaaaagtaaaacag acaagtcaaGTAGAAGGCATGCTGATCGTTTTCATCATAGTAAGATTGACCTTGACACTTCAGAGGTTACAGATGTGAATAACTATCG GGTGTTTGTAGCAACATGGAATGTGGCTGGAAAATCTCCACCTACTAATTTAAGTCTTGATGATTGGCTTCATACCTCACCTCCTGCTGATATCTATGTTCTGGG GTTTCAAGAAATTGTTCCTTTGAATGCTGGTAATGTTTTGGGCACAGAAGATAATGGTCCAGCTAGAAAATGGCTAACACTCATTCGAAAAACTTTGAACAGTCTTCCCGGAACAAGTGGCAGTTATCATACTCCCTCTCCAGTTCCTAATCCTGTTGTTGAGCTAGATGCTGACTTTGAGGGATCGGCAAGAGAAGAAGCCCCGACTTTCTTCCATCACCGCTCATTTCAAACACTAAGCCGTAGCATGAGAGCAATGGAGAGTGAAATGTCAATGCCACGGGCTCAACTTGATCGTCGATTTAGTGTTTGTGATAGGGCTGTGTTTGGAGGAAGGCCAAGTGATTATGACCCATATGCCCAATGGGGTGGTCCCTCGGATGATGAAAATGGTCCagatgattcacctgttacaacccACTATTCCCCAATTCCGTATAGTGGTTCCATCACTTCAGAGGACAGAGGCAGACAGCCATCGAAATCAAGATACTGTCTTGTTGCGAGTAAGCAAATGGTTGGAATATATCTTACTATTTGGATTAGAAGTGATCTAAGGGATGATGTTCGCAACCTGAAAGTATCTTGTGTTGGCAGAGGATTGATGGGTTATCTTGGGAACAAG GGCTCAATCTCAGTTAGCATGTCACTGCACCAAACAAGCTTCTGCTTCATTTGTACTCATTTAACATCTGGACAGAAAGAGGGAGATGAGCTGCGGAGAAACTCTGATGTCTTGGAGATTCTAAAAAAAACAAGGTTTCCGAGGATTCATGGCATTGGGGATGACCACTCTCCTCAAACAATCCTCGAGCATGA TCGAATTATATGGCTTGGGGATTTGAACTATCGGATTGCCTTGTCTTTCCGAACTGCCAAAGCACTGGTGGAGATGCACAATTGGAGGGTGCTGTTAGAAAATGATCAG CTACGGATAGAGCAGAGGATGGGACGTGTTTTTAATGGATGGAGTGAAGGAAGAATATACTTCCCTCCAACATACAAGTACTCAAGTAATTCAGACAGATATGCAGGAGAGGACACACACCCAAAAGAGAAACGAAGAACCCCTGCTTG GTGTGATCGCATATTGTGGTATGGTCAAGGCCTATATCAAATATCTTATGTTCGTGGAGAGTCCAGATTTTCTGATCATAGACCAGTTTATAGTATATTCTTGGCTGAGGTCGAGTCCATCAACCGCCATCATATAAAGAAAAATTTGAGTTGTGCTGGCTCCAGGGTGGAAGTTGAAGAGTTATTGCCCCAGTCATACCGTTATAATGGATATTATTACTAA